Proteins from a genomic interval of Rosa chinensis cultivar Old Blush chromosome 2, RchiOBHm-V2, whole genome shotgun sequence:
- the LOC112187455 gene encoding uncharacterized protein LOC112187455, translating into MGGGESWRTTTALIPPMAAPLNQNTEKEDEQWSSNFSNSVNAVYMGFVATAILISMFIVMAIFERFFRRPRTTSQLSHTSRTHFVYDNNPKLDHNSSKITNYAREVSVVMPGEETPTFIAHPAPAPCPREHVTWPLHSIDAGHASTSTPHSSS; encoded by the exons ATGGGAGGTGGAGAAAGTTGGAGAACCACCACGGCTCTGATACCTCCAATGGCAGCTCCACTAAATCAAAATACAGAGAAAGAAGATGAGCAATGGAGTAGCAATTTCAGCAACTCTGTCAATGCTGTGTACATGGGTTTTGTTGCTACTGCCATCCTCATATCAATGTTTATTGTTATGGCGATTTTCGAGAGATTCTTCAGGAGGCCCAGAACAACATCACAGCTCAGTCATACTTCTCGGACACATTTCGTCTACGATAACAATCCCAAGCTTGATCACAACTCTTCTAAA ATTACAAATTATGCTAGAGAAGTATCTGTAGTGATGCCCGGAGAAGAAACTCCTACCTTCATTGCACACCCTGCTCCAGCACCATGTCCTCGCGAGCACGTCACTTGGCCTCTCCACTCCATCGACGCAGGCCATGCTTCAACTTCTACCCCCCACTCCTCAAGCTAA